The Psychrobacillus sp. FSL K6-2836 nucleotide sequence TCACTTGATGAATATTACTGGAGATACAGAAAAAACGGAGCTTAGCTATATAATTCGGGACCATGACCGCGAAAAATTTGAAGCGAAAAAACAATTATTCCTTGATACAGCTGATAAAATAAAAGCAGAGTACGGAGAAAATGCTATTTCTGTAGAGTTAAACGATCAATATTACAATATGGGTGAAAAAATCACGCCTGTAATGGAAATTGTAAATGCAGCAAAAGATGTGATGATTGCATTAGATATTGAACCACTTATTATTCCAGTACGAGGTGGAACAGATGGCTCTCAGCTTTCGTATATGGGAATGCCAACACCTAACGTATTTACTGGTGGAGAAAACTATCATGGGAAATATGAGTTTATCTCTGTAGATGTAATGGAAAAATCAACCGAAGTAGTAAAAGGAATTATTCTGTCGTTTGAAAAACAAGCTTAAGTTGGTGCGGATATGCGTGAAATATTACTAGGAGTTTTAGCTTCTTTGTTTTTTGCAGTAACCTTTATACTTAATCGTTCGATGGAAATATCGGGAGGAAGTTGGATTTGGAGCTCCTCCCTTCGATATTTCTTCATGCTGCCTTTTTTATTCATCATTGTCTATTATCGAAAAGGTTTGTATGCAACATTTAAAGAAATAAAATCTGCTCCTGCCCCTTGGTTACTATGGAGCTTTGTAGGTTTTGTATTATTTTATGCACCACTCACTTTTGCAGCGGCATATGGACCTGGTTGGTTAATATCGGGAATGTGGCAATTCACGATTGTCGCCGGGGTTCTGCTTGCACCATTATTTATGATGAAGGTGGAAAACGTAGTCATTAAACAAAAAGTCCCAGTCGTATCGTTATTTATTTCCCTCCTCATTTTAATAGGAATCATTCTTATACAAGTTCCAAATACCGAATCAGTCAATTTGCGAATGATTTTTTTAGGGATTTTACCTGTACTGATAGCAGCATTTGCCTATCCTTTAGGAAACCGTAAAATGATGGGGCATTTAAATGGACGTTTAGATACATTTCAACGCGTTTTAGGTATGACTGTTGCGTCCATGCCTGCTTGGATTTTATTGGGGATTTACGCAGTTTTCACAGTAGGCTTACCATCTTCAGGTCAAGTATTTCAGTCTTTTGTTGTAGCTATTAGCTCTGGAGTTATTGCTACCATATTATTCTTCATGGCAACCGATCGGGTTCGGGATCATCAAGGTAAATTAGCAGCAGTAGAAGCAACACAATCAACTGAAATCATTTTTGTTATTATTGGTGAAATGTTTTTGCTACATGTTCCTCTACCAGCGCCAATTGCACTTATAGGACTTGGAATCATTATTCTCGGTATGTTCTTACATAGCTACTATACAAAAATATTAAATACAAAAGCTTTAACTATACAAACAAAAACAGAGCATTAGAAAAAGATAAAATGGAGTGTCGTGAACAATTTTCGGCACTCCATTTTTTACAAATATATGGGCTCTCAGAATTTTTATGTTAACTTTCTAATACTGGCTGGTAAAGTTGAGAAACTCCCGAAGAAATTGCTGCTTCACTCACTGCTTTAGCCACAACTTGAACGACTCTCTCATCCAATGCATTTGGAATGATATAGTCATCTCTAAGGTCGTTTTCATTCACTAGTGATGCAATTGCCTCGACCGCAGCCAACTTCATCTGTTCATTAATATCCGTTGCTCTTACATCTAAGGCACCTCTGAAAATCCCTGGAAACGCTAAAACATTATTAACTTGGTTTGGATAATCAGAGCGTCCAGTTGCCACCACTCTAACTCCCCATTCTTTTGCAAGTTCATACGGAATTTCAGGAGTAGGATTAGCAAGAGCAAAAATAATTGGGTCCGTATTCATCGATTGAACTAAATCTTTTGTGAGAAGATTGGCTACGGATACACCGATAAATATATCTGATCCTTCCATTGCATCTTTTAAAGAACCCGTTAAACCAAGTGGGTTTGTTAAATTTGCAATCGATTGTTTAACAGGATTCATGCCTTTTTCCCGGCCTTCATAAATAATTCCTGTTGAATCACACATAATAATATTAGTATATCCTAATTGAAGAAGCACTTTTAAAATGGCCATTCCGGCAGCCCCAGCTCCATTAATCACAACTTTAACATTATTATTTGTTTTATTTACAAGTTTCATCGCGTTTTGAAGTCCCGCACCTACGACAATTGCCGTGCCATGTTGGTCATCATGAAATACTGGTATATCTAATTCCATGCGAAGTCGATCTTCAATTTCAAAACAACGTGGCGCGGAAATATCCTCTAAGTTTATAGCACCAAAAGTTGGACTTAGTGCTTTAACAATCTGGACGATTTCATCTACATTTTTTGTGTCCAAACAAATCGGAAATGCATCAACGCCTGCAAATCTTTTTAGTAAAATTGCTTTTCCTTCCATAACGGGTAAAGCAGCTCCTGGTCCAATATCACCGAGGCCTAATACAGCAGTACCATCTGTTACTACAGCAACTAAATTCCCTTTAGCGGTATAGTCGTAAATTGTGGATGGATTGTTATGGATTTCAATACAAGGTTCCGCAACCCCCGGAGAGTACGCCAAACTTAAATCCTCCATGCTGTCCATTGGAACTTTAAAGACAACTTCCATCTTTCCCTTGCTTTCACGATGCAATCTTAATGCTCTTGATCTCAAATCCATCTTCGCACACACCATCCTTTTTTG carries:
- a CDS encoding DMT family transporter; this translates as MREILLGVLASLFFAVTFILNRSMEISGGSWIWSSSLRYFFMLPFLFIIVYYRKGLYATFKEIKSAPAPWLLWSFVGFVLFYAPLTFAAAYGPGWLISGMWQFTIVAGVLLAPLFMMKVENVVIKQKVPVVSLFISLLILIGIILIQVPNTESVNLRMIFLGILPVLIAAFAYPLGNRKMMGHLNGRLDTFQRVLGMTVASMPAWILLGIYAVFTVGLPSSGQVFQSFVVAISSGVIATILFFMATDRVRDHQGKLAAVEATQSTEIIFVIIGEMFLLHVPLPAPIALIGLGIIILGMFLHSYYTKILNTKALTIQTKTEH
- a CDS encoding NAD(P)-dependent malic enzyme, giving the protein MDLRSRALRLHRESKGKMEVVFKVPMDSMEDLSLAYSPGVAEPCIEIHNNPSTIYDYTAKGNLVAVVTDGTAVLGLGDIGPGAALPVMEGKAILLKRFAGVDAFPICLDTKNVDEIVQIVKALSPTFGAINLEDISAPRCFEIEDRLRMELDIPVFHDDQHGTAIVVGAGLQNAMKLVNKTNNNVKVVINGAGAAGMAILKVLLQLGYTNIIMCDSTGIIYEGREKGMNPVKQSIANLTNPLGLTGSLKDAMEGSDIFIGVSVANLLTKDLVQSMNTDPIIFALANPTPEIPYELAKEWGVRVVATGRSDYPNQVNNVLAFPGIFRGALDVRATDINEQMKLAAVEAIASLVNENDLRDDYIIPNALDERVVQVVAKAVSEAAISSGVSQLYQPVLES